From the genome of Plectropomus leopardus isolate mb chromosome 13, YSFRI_Pleo_2.0, whole genome shotgun sequence, one region includes:
- the nop16 gene encoding nucleolar protein 16, with protein sequence MPKAKQSARRKKFNYNQDRKKLKKQFIKKYNPRIENSQIRNAWDDKKSMARNLQEMGLTFDPNRTLPIKKKGLLREERETKAPGGIVTKPYVLNQLEEEASRPEKDTKTLSSDLIEYAQYMIREHGDNFKAMARDEKNYYQDTPKQIKRKINEYKRCHPEHYDAFISSLSAPQPMVQ encoded by the exons atgccGAAAGCCAAGCAGTCAGCGAGGAGAAAGAAGTTTAATTACAACCAGGACCGGAAGAAACTGAAGAAACAGTTCATCAAGAAATACAACCCGAGGATAGAAAA TTCACAGATTCGAAATGCATGGGACGACAAGAAGTCCATGGCCAGGAACCTGCAGGAGATGGGTCTGACTTTTGATCCAAACCGCACGCTGCCAATAAAGAAGAAGGGC CTCCTCcgtgaagagagagagactaaaGCTCCCGGCGGCATTGTGACCAAGCCCTACGTTCTCAACC agctggaggaggaagCAAGTCGTCCAGAGAAAGACACCAAGACATTATCATCTGACCTGATTGAGTACGCTCAGTACATGATCCGAGAACACGGCGACAACTTTAAG GCGATGGCCAGGGACGAGAAGAACTATTATCAGGACACACCTAAGCAGATCAAGAGGAAAATAAACGAGTATAAGCGCTGCCACCCAGAGCACTATGACGCCTTCATCAGCTCACTAAGTGCTCCACAGCCGATGGTCCAGTAA
- the arl10 gene encoding ADP-ribosylation factor-like 10 — MVLLRHISIALTAAVAALGSALFIALNFFYKRRIWSPQAEYCTIKEEEEERGKRQVLVLGLDGAGKSSMLQGLTPGESVAKRGRCRPTRGFNFMSLNAPACQLDFLEIGGGEDLRRYWSDYLRRTHVLVYVVDSADRGRLPLAKAELHRLLRVEPQLPVVVLGNKQDKPNAVSVSELHEALSLGSVTEDRKLFLLAAQLGSDGALRNSCRGLDTFQDLLLQLV, encoded by the exons ATGGTTCTCCTCCGGCACATCTCCATCGCCCTGACCGCCGCCGTGGCTGCCCTGGGCTCTGCTCTCTTCATCGCCTTGAACTTCTTCTACAAGAGGCGAATATGGTCACCACAGGCGGAATACTGCACGATCAAAGAG gaggaggaggagcgtgGGAAGCGCCAGGTCCTCGTCCTCGGTCTGGATGGGGCCGGGAAGAGCAGCATGTTGCAGGGTTTGACCCCCGGGGAGTCGGTGGCTAAAAGAGGCCGCTGCCGGCCCACCCGTGGCTTCAACTTTATGAGCCTCAACGCCCCCGCCTGTCAGCTCGACTTCCTAGAGA TCGGTGGCGGGGAGGACTTACGGCGGTACTGGTCGGACTACCTGAGAAGGACTCACGTTCTGGTGTATGTGGTTGACTCCGCTGACAGAGGCCGCCTCCCACTGGCTAAGGCTGAACTGCACCGCCTGCTGCGGGTGGAGCCACAGCTGCCTGTGGTCGTCCTGGGAAACAAGCAG GATAAGCCAAATGCAGTGAGCGTGTCAGAGCTGCATGAAGCCTTGTCTCTGGGCTCCGTGACTGAGGACAGGAAGCTGTTCCTCTTGGCTGCCCAGCTGGGCTCTGATGGAGCCCTGAGGAACTCCTGCCGGGGCCTGGACACCTTCCAGGACCTCCTGCTCCAGCTCGTCTGA